Proteins found in one Deinococcus humi genomic segment:
- a CDS encoding cytochrome P450 family protein: MSTRSLSTSPAQVDLSHPEFKRNPYPYWAHLRERSPVFRTYVQRRPACLITRHADVAATLRDSRFVKDRHTVGSRGLMPSLPGLKIMQALERSMLDVDGEDHARLRRLVHQAFTPRRVEAMRGRIQATTDALLDDMIGRGPRVDLIASLALPLPVTVISDILGIPAGDRGQFHHWTQQALTVTGSGAGIVGTVRGIGAILTMFRYVRRLIRRKRDDPQDDLLTALVQADDAGDCLSEDELIAMVFILLIAGHETTVNLTGNGVLELLRHPEQLEQLQAAPGLIRPAVEELARYASPVELATERYASADVEVNGVTIPRGELVFAVLASANRDPEQFPRPDELDLGRNTTGHLAFGLGAHYCVGAPLARLEVQVALATLLARFPHLRLDIAPERLEWRPQLVLRGLKALPVHLGMAN; the protein is encoded by the coding sequence ATGAGCACCCGGAGTCTGTCCACCTCTCCCGCCCAGGTCGATCTGAGCCACCCGGAATTCAAACGCAACCCCTACCCGTACTGGGCGCATTTGCGCGAGCGGTCCCCGGTGTTCCGCACCTACGTCCAGCGGCGTCCGGCGTGCCTGATTACACGCCATGCCGACGTCGCCGCTACCCTGCGCGACTCGCGATTCGTCAAGGATCGTCACACGGTGGGCAGCCGGGGCCTGATGCCCAGCCTGCCTGGCCTGAAAATCATGCAAGCGCTGGAACGCAGTATGCTCGACGTGGATGGCGAGGATCACGCGCGGCTGCGCAGGCTGGTCCATCAGGCTTTCACGCCACGCCGGGTCGAGGCCATGCGTGGGCGCATTCAAGCAACCACAGACGCATTGCTGGACGACATGATCGGGCGTGGCCCGCGCGTCGACCTGATTGCCAGCCTGGCTCTGCCACTGCCCGTCACGGTGATCAGCGATATCCTGGGTATTCCCGCCGGTGACCGGGGCCAGTTCCACCACTGGACGCAGCAGGCGCTGACCGTCACGGGTTCGGGAGCCGGGATCGTCGGCACGGTGCGTGGCATCGGGGCAATCCTGACCATGTTCCGCTATGTGCGCCGCTTGATCCGCCGCAAGCGCGATGACCCGCAGGACGACCTGCTGACTGCACTGGTGCAGGCCGACGACGCCGGTGACTGTCTGAGCGAGGATGAGCTCATCGCAATGGTCTTCATTCTGCTGATTGCCGGGCACGAGACGACCGTGAACCTGACCGGCAATGGCGTGCTGGAACTTCTGCGCCACCCGGAGCAGCTTGAACAGCTGCAGGCTGCCCCTGGGCTGATCCGGCCCGCTGTCGAGGAGTTGGCCCGCTACGCCAGCCCAGTAGAACTTGCCACGGAACGCTACGCCTCAGCCGATGTGGAGGTCAACGGCGTGACCATCCCGCGTGGCGAACTGGTCTTCGCTGTCCTGGCTTCGGCCAACCGCGATCCCGAGCAGTTCCCTCGTCCGGACGAGCTGGATTTGGGCCGCAACACCACCGGCCACCTGGCCTTCGGATTGGGAGCGCACTACTGCGTCGGCGCACCATTGGCTCGCCTGGAAGTGCAAGTTGCCCTGGCGACCCTGCTGGCCCGCTTTCCGCACTTGCGCCTGGACATCGCCCCCGAGCGCCTGGAATGGCGGCCCCAACTCGTGCTGCGCGGCCTGAAGGCACTCCCGGTTCACTTGGGAATGGCAAACTGA